Genomic DNA from Telopea speciosissima isolate NSW1024214 ecotype Mountain lineage chromosome 2, Tspe_v1, whole genome shotgun sequence:
TAAGAGGAGCGCTCCAATAAAGTGCAAGAAAATGGTTTTATATATAGGAGGGCAACAAGATCATTCCATGTGtagatgagagagattgagagaaaaGGTGCCACTGTACCATCTCCTAGCAGTTtggagaaccttttcccatatcTAAAAGTACATTTAAAAATGGGCAAGAATGTTGTTTGGTCGTGTGGCTCTTGCACCAACGTCAGGGCCAACTTCCATGTATACGATATGGGGTTGCTATGTAAAAACAAATTTCTATTATCCAAGCACagacagccaaagaaatggaataattcacttcccctttgggtccACAAGCGCCTTACTAAGctttagtattttcaaaaataccctttgcgattccatttctttggctgcaagCCTATAATAAAGTtcctacaatttttttttttaacccaacgTGTTAGCTCAGTTGacaaagaccaactcctcaaataagaggtcatgagttcaaagttcaaaccacCTAGGAGCATATCCCCATCCCGTATCTTccccagccccccccccccccctcctattATTAAAGTTCCTACAACCTCGATCGGTAGCAGCAAATTTGGCCATCATGTGCCctacctaggggtgtcaatcgatcgaTTTAGACAGGTTTCAGTTCGATTTCACCAGTTTGGCATCGGTCTCGGTTCaggttcgatttggtttcggtttcttaTCGGTTTCTATATGGAGAACGGTATAGAGTGTTGGTTTCCCCCCCACCCACCTATTCTCACTTTCTTTTCCCCAAGCAAAGTAACCAAACGCAGCGCCAGTCACCCACTAAAAGAAAgactttttatgttttttgctgTCAACCTACTAAAAGAAAGACAGAcacagactgagagagagagagagagagagagagagagagatgtgggcCACGTACTACAAAGTAATTACACTGCATTATGGCATTATTAAGACATAAATAGCATGACAAATTACGTTACAACATGTAATAAAGTAATGAACGAAGTGAATGATCAAGTGAAAAATCCCTTGAACCCATCCTATCTTGAATCAATTCAAACCTGAAAGACAAATAGAAAACAAAGCAAACAACAACTGCAGTTCCGCCCCAATTGGCAGTTCCAGAAATAGACACCAAAGAAGTTTCCCCAATATTATTAATTGGAACAGGTAACGCTGCCGTTATCCCCTTCCAGATTTCGTTCGTGTACGTACACACGCAGCCCGTTCTTCATAAACAACGTCAACGACATCTTCTGCTCAACACGGTGACCAGGAACCAACGATAGCCGGTGACGCAACAGTACGGTCGCAGCCACCGACTTCATCTGTAAATAAGCCAAGTCTTTCCCCAAACAAGTTCTCGGTCCCGCATTGAACGCCACATACTTGTAAGCCTCTTTAGGCGTTTCAAACCTCTCCCCGTCCTGCGAGATCCACCGTTCCGGTCGAAACTCCGAACAATCATCTCCCCATATGGCTTCCATCCTTCCCACCGAATAAATCGAGTAAGTAATCAACGAACCGGCCGGCACGACTGTTCCGTCAGGTAGAATATCGTCCGATAAGACATACTTGAAATCCTCCGGCACCGACGGATACAATCGAAGCGTTTCGGATAACGCTGCTTTCAGATAGACAAGTTGATCCACTTCATCAAAAACCAACGGCTCTTCCACCCATTTCTTTCGATCATCACCACGTGTCTTCTTAAGGACCGTTGATATCTCGTTGATGATCTTCTCTTCCACTTGTGGGTGAGTCATGACGAGCCAGAAAAACCAACTCAGTGCAACGGATGAAGTGTCTCGGCCGGCAAGAACGAAGTTGAGAGCAATAAAACTGAGGAACGAGCTTGGGAAGAAGTTTCCATTAATGTCTTTTTTCTTAAGGAACCGAGAAAGCAAGTCATCTGAAGGTGCTTCCTTGCGTGCTATGATTGCATCCATCATGTAACTCTCCACGATTCTTAAGCTCTCCTTCAATCTCCTCTCCGATCCGATTCCTAAAGCCTTCTTAAATCTCCAAAAGAAACCCGGGTAGAGTAGTCTCTGCAGAGTCGACTCGGTGGCCGAGTCAAACGCGAGAGCGAACGGGTTATCAGGTAACTCGGGCGAGAGTGTTTCTGGGTCTTTACCAAAAGTGAGCCCACATATGTTATCGAACGTTAAGCGCAGCAACAACTCCTGAAAGTAAGAGTGTCAATTTAGACGTTTAAAATCTTATCGAATTAAACCAAAGTAAATCAGTTCGGTTTTAGTTTTTAAAGTTAGAATCTTTTTTAGGTTCGGTTTCATGCTTAAAATCGAATGGAGTTATCtattttcaaatcaaataaaGAACCGTATAAAATTGTATTCATTTTTTAcgttttttaatcaaaattgaatgataaattcttttccattttaatgTTTGAGAAAAGTTTGATGGACTATAATCCTATCAAAGAAGAGTTTTTCATTAGTGACTATGTAAAATAATTAGCATTGACGTTTAAAATAGGACCTAAACTGAATATGAGACTCAATTAAAACCCACTAAGAAGTTGAAtacaaaaccaaataaaaaccgAAATCAAACTCAATCAAGTCAATTcgattttagttttaaaaatgtatttctattttcaattcggttcgattt
This window encodes:
- the LOC122649873 gene encoding cytochrome P450 86A1-like, with the protein product METFVFFFVGIATLSAYLFWFYFLARNLSGPKAWPIVGSLPGLIANRSRVHDWIAENLRRTGGSVTYQTCILALPFIARKQSFYTVTCNPKNIEHILRTRFDNYPKGPTWQAAFHDLLGQGIFNSDGDTWVIQRKTAALEFTTRSLRQAMARWVNRTIKFRFWPILAEAAMNHSPVDLQELLLRLTFDNICGLTFGKDPETLSPELPDNPFALAFDSATESTLQRLLYPGFFWRFKKALGIGSERRLKESLRIVESYMMDAIIARKEAPSDDLLSRFLKKKDINGNFFPSSFLSFIALNFVLAGRDTSSVALSWFFWLVMTHPQVEEKIINEISTVLKKTRGDDRKKWVEEPLVFDEVDQLVYLKAALSETLRLYPSVPEDFKYVLSDDILPDGTVVPAGSLITYSIYSVGRMEAIWGDDCSEFRPERWISQDGERFETPKEAYKYVAFNAGPRTCLGKDLAYLQMKSVAATVLLRHRLSLVPGHRVEQKMSLTLFMKNGLRVYVHERNLEGDNGSVTCSN